A genomic segment from Acuticoccus sediminis encodes:
- a CDS encoding heme biosynthesis HemY N-terminal domain-containing protein, with translation MIRLLAIIVVLGVAAAGAAWITDRPGRVEVQWMDHALYLSAGEALGLLGGGFVVLYVVIEIGRMLVSAPRRMARRAEERRTGRALQALGDGFLAVAAGDLAAATRAAQEAERAAPGAPLASLLAAQAAQMRGDRAGAEARFMAMAQQPETLIVGLRGLAMEAARAGDTAVEHAHARAANAAAPDIPWAAIAAFHAATAERDFAEALRLNDEALRHRLVDRSTWKRRKAVLLTALAGRADGDKEARRRAVEAHGLAKDLVPAAVLAARVLAPQNARRAQAVVQSTYRLAPHPELFAAALAIGDARGAAARLKRAQALAALRPEHIESALGVASAALAAREFGEARRMLAPFLSERPPQRVCVAMAEIEAADGSEGTVREWLARAVRAPRDPAWVADGVAYEEWDAISPVTGTLDAFAWRLPDGADTPAGPSIDLTALTRVLPPAPEPAAIAPPAETPGTVPAAAAPPPPERERPGAESRDTLAGPRASVPRAASPSPS, from the coding sequence ATGATCCGCCTCCTCGCCATCATCGTCGTCCTCGGCGTCGCGGCCGCCGGCGCAGCCTGGATCACCGACCGGCCCGGCCGGGTCGAGGTCCAGTGGATGGACCACGCCCTCTACCTCTCCGCCGGGGAGGCGCTGGGGCTGCTGGGGGGCGGGTTCGTCGTCCTCTACGTGGTGATCGAGATCGGCCGGATGCTGGTCTCGGCGCCGCGGCGGATGGCGCGCCGCGCCGAGGAACGCCGCACAGGCCGGGCGCTGCAGGCACTCGGCGACGGGTTTCTCGCCGTCGCGGCCGGCGACCTCGCCGCCGCGACCCGCGCCGCGCAGGAGGCCGAGCGTGCCGCGCCCGGCGCGCCGCTCGCCTCGCTCCTCGCCGCGCAGGCGGCGCAGATGCGCGGCGACCGTGCCGGGGCCGAGGCTCGCTTCATGGCGATGGCCCAGCAGCCGGAGACCCTCATCGTCGGGCTTCGGGGGCTCGCGATGGAGGCCGCCCGGGCCGGGGACACCGCCGTCGAGCACGCCCATGCCCGCGCCGCCAACGCCGCCGCGCCGGACATCCCCTGGGCCGCGATCGCGGCGTTCCACGCCGCCACCGCGGAGCGCGACTTCGCCGAGGCCCTGCGCCTCAACGACGAGGCACTGCGCCACAGGCTCGTCGACAGGTCCACCTGGAAGCGGCGCAAGGCCGTGCTCCTGACGGCGCTCGCCGGCCGGGCGGACGGCGACAAGGAGGCGAGGCGCCGCGCCGTGGAGGCGCACGGCCTCGCCAAGGACCTCGTCCCGGCCGCCGTCCTCGCGGCCCGCGTCCTCGCGCCCCAGAACGCGCGCCGCGCCCAGGCGGTGGTCCAGTCCACCTACCGGCTGGCGCCGCATCCGGAGCTATTCGCGGCGGCGCTCGCCATCGGCGACGCGCGAGGGGCGGCGGCGCGCCTGAAGCGGGCCCAGGCCCTCGCCGCGCTCCGGCCCGAGCATATCGAGAGCGCCCTCGGCGTCGCCTCCGCCGCCCTCGCCGCGCGCGAGTTCGGCGAAGCCCGCCGCATGCTGGCGCCGTTCCTGAGCGAGCGCCCGCCTCAGCGGGTGTGCGTCGCGATGGCCGAGATCGAGGCGGCTGACGGCAGCGAGGGCACCGTGCGCGAGTGGCTCGCCCGCGCCGTGCGGGCGCCGCGCGACCCGGCCTGGGTCGCCGACGGCGTCGCCTACGAGGAGTGGGACGCGATCAGCCCGGTGACCGGCACGCTCGACGCCTTCGCCTGGCGCCTTCCGGACGGGGCGGACACGCCCGCCGGCCCGTCGATCGACCTCACGGCGCTGACGCGGGTGCTGCCTCCGGCGCCGGAGCCGGCGGCGATCGCCCCGCCCGCGGAGACGCCGGGCACCGTCCCTGCCGCCGCCGCGCCGCCGCCGCCGGAGCGCGAGAGGCCGGGCGCTGAGAGCCGCGACACGCTCGCCGGCCCCCGCGCCAGCGTTCCCCGGGCGGCCTCCCCATCGCCGTCCTGA
- a CDS encoding uroporphyrinogen-III synthase yields MTLVVAVTRPEPQASGTATRLAERGYTPLLAPLLEAVPAGDPGAADGIGALALTSRTAALVLAAHPRFHAIPVYAVGTATAGEARRAGFTAVADAAGTVDDLFARLLAVPGPVVHMAGREHTGDLVERLAAAGRTAERRIVYAMEPRALPATAAVDGVLLYSPRTARLFAERAMAPPWSAAACIAMSQNVAEALPGRAATVAAAPTEAAMLEALAAALPLTETLRGAP; encoded by the coding sequence ATGACCCTGGTCGTCGCCGTCACACGGCCCGAGCCGCAGGCCTCCGGCACTGCAACCCGCCTCGCCGAGCGTGGCTACACGCCGCTGCTCGCTCCGCTCCTCGAGGCCGTGCCCGCCGGGGACCCGGGCGCGGCGGACGGCATCGGCGCGCTGGCGCTGACGAGCCGCACCGCCGCGCTGGTCCTCGCCGCGCATCCGCGCTTCCACGCGATCCCGGTCTATGCGGTCGGCACGGCGACGGCCGGCGAGGCGCGCCGCGCCGGCTTCACCGCGGTCGCCGACGCGGCGGGGACGGTCGACGACCTCTTCGCCCGGCTGCTGGCGGTGCCCGGTCCCGTGGTGCACATGGCGGGGCGCGAGCATACCGGCGACCTCGTCGAGCGGCTCGCGGCCGCCGGACGCACGGCGGAGCGGCGGATCGTCTATGCGATGGAGCCGCGCGCACTCCCGGCGACGGCGGCGGTCGACGGGGTGCTGCTCTATTCGCCCCGCACGGCCCGGCTCTTCGCCGAGCGCGCGATGGCGCCGCCGTGGTCGGCGGCGGCCTGCATCGCGATGTCGCAGAACGTCGCCGAGGCGCTCCCGGGGCGCGCCGCGACCGTCGCTGCGGCGCCGACCGAGGCGGCCATGCTGGAGGCGCTCGCCGCCGCGCTGCCGCTCACCGAGACCCTGCGGGGTGCGCCATGA
- the hemC gene encoding hydroxymethylbilane synthase, which produces MSTLESSSPIRIGTRGSLLAVAQAEMVAAALASLGETSEIVVIKTTGDKVLDRPLSEIGGKGLFTKEIEAALTEGRIDCAVHSAKDLETILPADLTLGAFLPREDVRDVFIGRDGMRLADLAPGSVVGTASLRRQALVRRARPDLRCEVLRGNVQTRLRKLEAGECDGTLLALAGLNRLGIAEVATEILDPAVFLPACAQGAIAVEIRRNDDRMIAACAGMDDRATERTVQAERGFLAALDGSCRTPIAGLATIVGEDIELTGLVASPDGTRVEEITGRAAVGEAAEMGYDAGRRLRARVGEAFFEPVA; this is translated from the coding sequence ATGTCCACGCTCGAATCCTCTTCGCCCATCCGCATCGGCACCCGCGGGAGCCTCCTCGCGGTCGCACAAGCCGAAATGGTCGCCGCTGCTCTAGCAAGTCTGGGCGAGACGAGCGAGATCGTGGTGATCAAGACCACCGGTGACAAGGTGCTCGACCGTCCCCTGTCGGAGATCGGCGGCAAGGGCCTCTTCACCAAGGAGATCGAGGCCGCCCTCACCGAGGGCCGGATCGACTGCGCCGTCCACTCCGCAAAGGACCTCGAGACCATCCTCCCGGCGGACCTCACGCTCGGCGCGTTCCTGCCGCGCGAGGACGTGCGGGACGTCTTCATCGGTCGCGACGGCATGCGCCTCGCGGACCTCGCGCCGGGGTCGGTCGTCGGCACCGCGTCGCTGCGCCGCCAGGCCCTCGTGAGGCGCGCCCGGCCGGACCTGCGCTGCGAGGTGCTGCGCGGCAACGTGCAGACGCGCCTCAGGAAGCTCGAGGCCGGGGAGTGCGACGGAACGCTCCTCGCGCTCGCCGGGCTCAACCGGCTCGGCATCGCCGAGGTCGCGACGGAGATCCTCGACCCAGCGGTCTTCCTCCCGGCCTGCGCGCAGGGCGCCATCGCCGTGGAGATCCGCCGCAACGACGACCGCATGATCGCCGCCTGCGCCGGGATGGACGACCGGGCGACCGAGCGTACCGTCCAGGCCGAGCGCGGCTTCCTCGCCGCACTCGACGGCTCCTGCCGCACTCCGATCGCGGGGCTCGCGACCATCGTCGGGGAGGACATCGAGCTGACGGGCCTCGTCGCCTCGCCGGACGGGACGCGGGTCGAGGAGATCACCGGCCGCGCCGCCGTCGGGGAGGCGGCGGAGATGGGCTACGACGCCGGGCGGCGCCTCAGGGCGCGGGTCGGCGAAGCCTTCTTCGAGCCGGTGGCGTGA
- the tsaD gene encoding tRNA (adenosine(37)-N6)-threonylcarbamoyltransferase complex transferase subunit TsaD, with amino-acid sequence MCAKNRGPAGPAEPHVIGIETSCDECAVAIVAGRPGKARILSNVVLSQIDLHQAYGGVVPEIAARAHGETIDRVTREALAGAGVDLGAVTHVAATAGPGLLGGLLVGATFGRALAAAADRPFVPVNHLEAHVLSPRLSDGVAFPYCVALLSGGHAQFVAALEPGVYRRLGGTIDDAAGEAFDKTAKLLGLGYPGGPAVEAAAREGDPKRYAFPTPLARREGCDLSFAGLKTAVRLAAEAAAPLTDRDVADICASFQDAVARLLVLKSARALEAFRAIAPAPTALVAVGGVAANGTLRAALAEVAARDGLPFVAPPLSLCGDNGAMIAYTAIERVAAGLPAGDPRVRSRWPLDATAAPMIGAGKRGAKA; translated from the coding sequence ATGTGTGCCAAGAATAGGGGACCGGCCGGGCCGGCGGAACCCCACGTCATAGGCATTGAGACGAGTTGTGACGAATGTGCCGTCGCGATCGTGGCCGGTCGGCCCGGAAAGGCGCGGATCCTGTCCAACGTGGTCCTCAGCCAGATCGACCTCCACCAGGCCTATGGCGGCGTCGTCCCGGAGATCGCCGCCCGCGCGCACGGCGAGACGATCGACCGCGTCACCCGCGAGGCGCTGGCCGGCGCCGGGGTCGATCTCGGCGCCGTCACCCATGTCGCGGCGACCGCCGGCCCGGGCCTCCTCGGCGGCCTGCTGGTGGGCGCGACGTTCGGCCGGGCGCTGGCGGCGGCGGCCGACCGGCCGTTCGTGCCGGTGAACCACCTCGAGGCTCACGTTCTCTCGCCGCGCCTGTCGGACGGCGTCGCCTTCCCCTACTGCGTGGCGCTCCTGTCGGGCGGCCACGCGCAGTTCGTGGCGGCGCTGGAGCCCGGGGTCTACCGCCGTCTCGGCGGAACGATCGACGACGCGGCGGGCGAGGCGTTCGACAAGACGGCCAAGCTCCTCGGCCTCGGCTACCCCGGCGGCCCCGCGGTGGAGGCGGCGGCCCGCGAGGGCGACCCGAAGCGCTACGCCTTCCCGACGCCGCTGGCGCGCCGGGAGGGTTGCGACCTCTCGTTCGCGGGGCTGAAGACCGCGGTGCGGCTCGCCGCCGAGGCCGCGGCGCCGCTCACCGACCGGGACGTCGCCGACATCTGCGCCTCGTTCCAGGACGCGGTCGCCCGCCTCCTGGTGCTGAAGTCCGCCCGCGCGCTGGAGGCCTTCCGGGCCATCGCCCCCGCCCCGACCGCCCTCGTCGCGGTCGGAGGCGTCGCCGCGAACGGCACCTTGCGCGCCGCGCTCGCCGAGGTCGCGGCGAGGGACGGCCTCCCGTTCGTCGCCCCGCCCCTGTCGCTGTGCGGGGACAACGGCGCGATGATCGCCTACACGGCGATCGAGCGCGTTGCGGCGGGCCTTCCGGCGGGGGACCCGCGGGTCCGTTCGCGCTGGCCGCTCGACGCCACGGCCGCGCCGATGATCGGTGCCGGCAAGCGCGGCGCGAAGGCCTGA
- the tesB gene encoding acyl-CoA thioesterase II gives MRAAIEELLTLLDLEPLEHNLFRGRSPQIGWQRVFGGQVIGQSLVAANRTVEGRYCHSLHGYFMRPGDPAVPIIYQVQRLRDGRSFTTRLVNAIQHGEAIFTLLASYQVEETGYEYAFEMPDVPGPDELPAEEELRKLVDERAPEEIKRYFNRPRPIEMRPTDFRHYLTHDKLPPEQYLWIRATDQLPDDVLIHQAALAYMSDMTLLDTSLFPHGQSVLSDEVMSASLDHAMWFHRPFRADDWLLYATDAPSTSGARGFTRGFFFTRDGTLVASTAQEGLIRRRTR, from the coding sequence ATGCGCGCCGCGATCGAAGAACTCCTGACCCTCCTCGACCTCGAACCGCTGGAGCACAACCTGTTCCGCGGTCGCAGTCCCCAGATCGGGTGGCAGCGCGTGTTCGGCGGTCAGGTGATCGGCCAGTCCCTCGTCGCCGCGAACCGCACGGTGGAGGGGCGCTACTGCCACTCCCTGCACGGCTATTTCATGCGGCCGGGCGACCCGGCCGTGCCGATCATCTACCAGGTCCAGCGGCTGCGCGACGGGCGTTCGTTCACGACGCGCCTCGTCAACGCGATCCAGCACGGCGAGGCGATCTTCACCCTCCTGGCGTCCTACCAGGTCGAGGAGACGGGCTACGAGTACGCCTTCGAGATGCCGGACGTTCCGGGCCCGGACGAGCTCCCCGCCGAGGAGGAGCTGCGCAAGCTCGTCGACGAGCGCGCCCCGGAGGAGATCAAGCGCTACTTCAACCGGCCGCGCCCGATCGAGATGCGCCCGACCGACTTCCGCCACTACCTCACCCACGACAAGCTGCCGCCCGAGCAGTACCTCTGGATCCGCGCGACCGACCAGCTCCCCGACGACGTTCTGATCCACCAGGCCGCCCTCGCCTACATGTCGGACATGACACTGCTCGACACCTCGCTCTTCCCGCACGGCCAGTCGGTGCTGTCGGACGAGGTGATGTCGGCGAGCCTCGACCACGCGATGTGGTTCCACCGGCCCTTCCGCGCCGACGACTGGCTCCTCTACGCGACCGACGCCCCGTCCACCTCCGGCGCGCGGGGCTTCACCCGCGGGTTCTTCTTCACCCGCGACGGGACACTGGTCGCCTCGACGGCGCAGGAAGGGCTCATCCGCCGGCGGACCCGCTAG
- a CDS encoding FAD-dependent monooxygenase, which yields MGRTIAIAGGGIVGRTLAVALASQSHLTVHLIAGPAPGRDERSSAIAASARRMLARTGVWPAVAADAEPMRGMVITDSADGDLVRPEVLTFEGDTDGHPFAHMVPNETLYRSLVARCAALGIRETSAVATFYEEDERSVTVELSDGTMVTADVLVAADGRNSKMRQITGIEVVRKDYHQSGVTGTVSHELDHGGIATQHFLPAGPFAMLPLTGRRSSIVWSERPAFAASLAEMDPLLAALEIERVFGLSLGRITLEGPLQAYPLVAQMARDLVAGRVVLAGDAAHVIHPLAGQGLNLGLRDAAVLAEELIDAARIGADPMEGLPRYSKRRRADTVQMALVTDGLNAIFSRKSDLLRAARSVALGVVEERNKLKSLFMREAAGLEGELPRLMRGEAI from the coding sequence ATGGGACGCACGATCGCGATCGCGGGTGGTGGCATCGTGGGACGGACACTGGCGGTGGCGCTGGCGAGCCAGTCCCATCTCACCGTGCACCTCATCGCCGGCCCGGCTCCGGGACGGGACGAGCGTTCCAGCGCGATCGCCGCCTCGGCGCGGCGGATGCTGGCGCGGACCGGCGTCTGGCCGGCGGTGGCCGCCGACGCGGAGCCGATGCGCGGCATGGTGATCACCGACAGTGCCGACGGCGATCTGGTGCGCCCGGAAGTGCTCACCTTCGAGGGCGACACCGACGGCCATCCCTTCGCGCACATGGTGCCGAACGAGACGCTCTACCGCTCGCTCGTGGCGCGCTGCGCCGCGCTCGGCATCCGGGAGACGTCCGCCGTCGCCACCTTCTACGAGGAGGACGAGCGCAGTGTGACGGTGGAGCTCTCCGACGGCACCATGGTGACCGCGGACGTCCTCGTCGCCGCCGACGGGCGGAACTCGAAGATGCGGCAGATCACGGGGATCGAGGTGGTGCGCAAGGACTACCACCAGTCCGGCGTCACCGGCACGGTCAGCCACGAGCTGGACCACGGCGGGATCGCGACGCAGCATTTCCTGCCCGCCGGTCCGTTCGCGATGCTGCCGCTGACCGGTCGCCGCTCGTCGATCGTGTGGAGCGAGCGCCCCGCGTTCGCGGCCAGTCTCGCCGAGATGGACCCGCTGCTCGCCGCGCTCGAGATCGAACGCGTCTTCGGCCTCTCCCTCGGCCGCATCACGCTGGAGGGGCCGCTTCAGGCCTATCCGCTGGTGGCGCAGATGGCCCGCGACCTGGTGGCCGGGCGCGTCGTCCTCGCCGGCGACGCGGCGCACGTGATCCACCCGCTCGCCGGCCAGGGGCTGAACCTCGGCCTGCGCGACGCCGCGGTGCTCGCCGAGGAGCTGATCGATGCGGCGCGGATCGGCGCCGATCCGATGGAGGGCCTGCCGCGCTATTCCAAGCGCCGCCGGGCCGACACGGTGCAGATGGCACTGGTCACCGACGGCCTGAACGCCATCTTTTCGAGGAAGTCGGATCTATTGCGGGCGGCCCGGTCCGTGGCGCTCGGCGTCGTCGAAGAGCGGAACAAGCTCAAGTCGCTGTTCATGCGCGAGGCCGCCGGGCTCGAGGGCGAGCTGCCCCGCCTCATGCGCGGCGAAGCGATTTGA
- a CDS encoding twin transmembrane helix small protein: MPTFVTFLTVVAACAVAFVLLAGLWNMMRGGSPNRSQALMRMRIVLQFIAIVIAMTALYFTSG, from the coding sequence ATGCCTACCTTCGTCACCTTCCTCACAGTGGTCGCCGCCTGCGCAGTGGCGTTCGTCCTGCTGGCGGGCCTCTGGAACATGATGCGCGGCGGGTCGCCGAACCGGTCGCAGGCGTTGATGCGGATGCGCATCGTCTTACAGTTCATCGCGATCGTCATCGCGATGACGGCGCTCTACTTCACCTCCGGGTAA
- a CDS encoding cob(I)yrinic acid a,c-diamide adenosyltransferase: protein MVTLNKIYTRTGDDGSTGLGSGERRSKYDLRVAAYGTVDETNAVIGCARAACSDKLLGEILIRVQNDLFDLGADLATPAGTDLPYDPLRIVPAQVTRLEQEIDLLNARLKPLKSFVLPGGSMLAAQLHLARTVCRRAERLIVELAQTETVGDAALRYINRLSDLLFVAARVANDDGKADVLWVPGQSRNT, encoded by the coding sequence ATGGTCACGCTGAACAAGATCTACACGCGCACCGGGGATGACGGCTCGACCGGGCTCGGCTCGGGCGAGCGGCGGTCGAAGTACGACCTTCGCGTCGCCGCCTACGGCACCGTGGACGAGACGAACGCCGTCATCGGCTGTGCCCGCGCGGCGTGTTCGGACAAGCTGCTCGGCGAGATCCTGATCCGGGTGCAGAACGATCTCTTCGACCTCGGTGCGGATCTCGCGACGCCGGCGGGCACGGACCTGCCGTACGATCCCCTGCGCATCGTCCCGGCCCAGGTGACGCGCCTCGAGCAGGAGATCGACCTCCTGAACGCGCGCCTCAAGCCCTTGAAATCGTTCGTCCTGCCGGGCGGATCGATGCTCGCGGCACAGCTTCATCTGGCGCGCACGGTCTGCCGCCGGGCGGAACGGCTGATCGTCGAGCTGGCGCAGACTGAAACTGTCGGCGATGCGGCATTGCGCTATATCAATCGCCTATCGGACCTATTGTTCGTCGCTGCACGCGTTGCCAACGACGACGGAAAAGCCGATGTGCTGTGGGTTCCCGGCCAGAGCCGGAACACTTAA
- a CDS encoding electron transfer flavoprotein subunit beta/FixA family protein, whose protein sequence is MKVLVPVKRVVDYNVKIRVKPDGSGVDLANVKMSMNPFDEIAVEEALRLREAGTATEVVAVSVGPQKAQETLRTALAMGADRAILIETDEIVEPLDVAKILKGVVDEEAPGLVILGKQAIDDDCNQTGQMLAALLGWSQGTFASKVEIAGDSVKVTREIDGGLQTIDLKAPTIVTTDLRLNEPRYASLPNIMKAKKKPLDSKKPGDYGVEVKARLVVEKTEPPAQRQAGVKVGSVAELVDKLKNEAGVI, encoded by the coding sequence ATGAAGGTTCTTGTCCCCGTCAAACGGGTCGTCGACTACAACGTCAAGATCCGAGTGAAGCCCGATGGCTCCGGGGTCGATCTGGCCAATGTGAAAATGAGCATGAACCCGTTCGACGAAATTGCCGTCGAAGAGGCGCTTCGGCTCAGGGAAGCGGGTACCGCGACCGAGGTCGTGGCAGTGTCGGTCGGCCCGCAGAAGGCCCAGGAGACCCTGCGCACGGCGCTCGCGATGGGTGCGGATCGCGCAATCCTCATCGAGACGGACGAGATCGTCGAGCCGCTGGACGTCGCCAAGATCCTGAAGGGCGTGGTCGACGAGGAGGCTCCGGGCCTCGTCATCCTCGGCAAGCAGGCAATCGACGACGACTGCAACCAGACGGGCCAGATGCTGGCCGCGCTGCTGGGCTGGTCGCAGGGCACCTTCGCCTCGAAGGTCGAGATCGCCGGCGACAGCGTGAAGGTGACGCGCGAGATCGACGGCGGCCTGCAGACCATCGACCTCAAGGCGCCGACCATCGTGACGACGGACCTGCGCCTGAACGAGCCGCGCTACGCGTCGCTGCCGAACATCATGAAGGCGAAGAAGAAGCCGCTCGATTCCAAGAAGCCCGGCGACTACGGCGTCGAGGTGAAGGCCCGCCTGGTGGTGGAGAAGACCGAGCCGCCGGCGCAGCGCCAGGCCGGTGTGAAGGTCGGCTCCGTTGCCGAACTCGTCGACAAGCTGAAGAACGAGGCCGGGGTCATCTGA
- a CDS encoding electron transfer flavoprotein subunit alpha/FixB family protein, with translation MTTLLIAESAGGKLDDSARKALSAAAQLGAPVHVLLAGSDVSAAAETAAKLDGVETVLTVTGEPYAHGLAEPLAALVVSLAGDYDAIVAPSTTYGKNVLPRIAALLDVMQISDVMEVVSADTFKRPIYAGNAIQTVKSLDPTKVMTIRTASFQAAGEGGSATVKSLDAVADPGLSSFVGEEVAASDRPELASAKRIVSGGRALGSDAKFKEVMEPLADALGAAIGASRAAVDAGYAPNDWQVGQTGKVVAPELYIACGISGAIQHLAGMKDSKVIVAINKDEEAPIFQVADYGLVGDLFTIVPELKAELEKKAS, from the coding sequence ATGACGACGCTACTGATCGCCGAATCCGCCGGCGGCAAGCTCGATGATTCCGCCAGGAAGGCGCTGTCCGCGGCTGCCCAGCTCGGGGCCCCGGTCCATGTCCTCCTGGCCGGCTCCGATGTCTCCGCCGCGGCCGAGACGGCTGCCAAGCTCGACGGCGTGGAAACAGTCCTGACCGTCACGGGCGAGCCCTACGCCCACGGTCTCGCCGAGCCGCTGGCCGCCCTCGTGGTCTCGCTGGCGGGCGACTACGACGCCATCGTCGCGCCATCCACGACCTACGGCAAGAACGTCCTGCCGCGCATCGCCGCGCTGCTCGACGTGATGCAGATCTCGGACGTGATGGAAGTCGTGTCGGCCGACACCTTCAAGCGCCCGATCTACGCCGGCAACGCCATCCAGACCGTGAAGTCGCTCGACCCGACCAAGGTCATGACCATCCGCACCGCGTCCTTCCAGGCGGCGGGCGAGGGTGGCTCGGCCACGGTGAAGTCGCTCGACGCGGTCGCCGATCCGGGCCTGTCCAGCTTCGTCGGCGAGGAAGTCGCCGCGTCCGACCGTCCCGAGCTCGCCTCGGCGAAGCGGATCGTCTCGGGCGGCCGCGCGCTCGGCTCGGACGCGAAGTTCAAGGAAGTGATGGAGCCGCTCGCGGACGCGCTCGGCGCGGCCATCGGCGCCTCGCGCGCCGCGGTCGACGCGGGCTACGCGCCGAATGACTGGCAGGTCGGGCAGACCGGCAAGGTCGTGGCCCCCGAGCTGTACATCGCCTGCGGAATTTCAGGTGCCATTCAGCATTTGGCCGGTATGAAGGACTCCAAAGTCATTGTTGCGATCAACAAGGACGAGGAGGCTCCGATCTTCCAGGTGGCGGACTACGGCCTTGTGGGTGATCTCTTTACCATCGTGCCCGAGCTGAAAGCCGAGCTCGAGAAGAAGGCCTCTTGA
- a CDS encoding 3-hydroxybutyryl-CoA dehydrogenase, translated as MSDITSIGVIGAGQMGNGIAHVAALAGYDVFLHDVAKDRIQSGLATITGNMSRQVSSGRIDDAARKAAIEHIHAAENLDELADVDLVIEAVTENEQVKRKIYAQVCPLLKPEAVLATNTSSISITRLAAATDRPERFIGIHFMNPVPVMEFVELVRGIATADETFKLAARFVERLGKVSATAEDFPAFIVNRILLPMINEAIYTLYEGVGTVEAIDTAMRLGANHKMGPLQLADFIGLDTCLSIMQVLHDGLADSKYRPCPLLVKYVEAGWLGRKAGRGFYDYRGEIPVPTR; from the coding sequence ATGAGCGACATCACCAGCATCGGCGTCATCGGCGCCGGGCAAATGGGAAACGGCATCGCCCACGTCGCGGCGCTGGCGGGTTACGACGTCTTCCTGCATGACGTCGCCAAGGACCGAATCCAGTCGGGCCTTGCCACGATCACCGGCAACATGTCGCGACAGGTCTCCTCGGGCCGGATCGACGATGCGGCCCGCAAGGCCGCGATCGAGCACATCCACGCCGCCGAGAACCTCGACGAGCTCGCGGACGTCGACCTCGTGATCGAGGCGGTGACGGAGAACGAGCAGGTCAAGCGCAAGATCTACGCGCAGGTCTGCCCGCTCCTGAAGCCGGAAGCGGTCCTCGCCACCAACACCTCCTCGATCTCGATCACCCGCCTCGCCGCCGCGACGGACCGTCCGGAGCGGTTCATCGGCATCCACTTCATGAACCCCGTCCCGGTGATGGAATTCGTGGAGCTGGTGCGCGGCATCGCGACCGCCGACGAGACGTTCAAGCTCGCCGCCCGCTTCGTGGAACGGCTCGGCAAGGTCTCGGCGACGGCGGAGGACTTCCCCGCCTTCATCGTCAACCGCATCCTGCTGCCGATGATCAACGAGGCGATCTACACCCTCTACGAGGGCGTCGGCACCGTCGAGGCGATCGACACCGCGATGCGGCTCGGCGCCAATCACAAGATGGGTCCGCTGCAGCTCGCCGACTTCATCGGCCTCGACACGTGCCTGTCGATCATGCAGGTCCTGCACGACGGCCTCGCCGACTCGAAGTACCGCCCCTGCCCGCTCCTCGTGAAGTACGTCGAGGCGGGGTGGCTCGGCCGCAAGGCCGGCCGGGGCTTCTACGACTACCGGGGCGAGATCCCCGTCCCCACCCGGTAG
- a CDS encoding OB-fold nucleic acid binding domain-containing protein, with protein sequence MLSRQRTRGVVLWLASVALFILAGTASAARAQTADPCFGPAEPVTIAGPAGPMTLALDDGRLVRLADIAAADPAADRRLEAMAGQAAGLRRVAAFEGADRHGRIVGDVVPKDTTEGLRIELLSGGLALVDPAVISEECLETSFAAERRAEGAAKGVWSQHHPVLSANASNRLERVGQNVLVEGTVMDVGRSRRTIFLNFGADWRSDFTAMVAQRTAGKWVDAPVTLTGARVRIRGVLEAWNGGLIKVEHPAQIERLDASSRPRLRSDSR encoded by the coding sequence ATGCTGTCGCGGCAGCGGACCCGGGGCGTCGTCCTCTGGCTGGCGAGCGTCGCCCTCTTCATTCTCGCCGGCACCGCGAGCGCCGCGCGGGCGCAGACGGCGGACCCGTGCTTCGGCCCGGCCGAGCCCGTCACGATCGCCGGACCGGCCGGCCCGATGACGCTGGCCCTCGACGATGGCCGCCTCGTGCGCCTCGCCGACATCGCCGCCGCCGATCCGGCGGCCGATCGACGGCTCGAGGCGATGGCCGGACAGGCGGCTGGCCTGCGACGGGTCGCCGCGTTCGAGGGAGCCGACCGGCATGGCCGGATCGTCGGCGACGTTGTTCCGAAAGACACAACCGAAGGGCTTCGTATCGAACTGCTTTCAGGCGGCCTTGCGCTCGTCGATCCCGCTGTTATTTCGGAAGAGTGCCTTGAGACGTCGTTCGCCGCCGAGCGGCGTGCGGAGGGAGCTGCGAAGGGAGTTTGGTCGCAACACCATCCCGTCTTGTCAGCCAATGCGTCGAATCGGCTCGAGCGTGTTGGACAGAACGTCCTCGTCGAGGGGACGGTCATGGACGTCGGGCGGTCGAGGCGAACGATCTTTCTGAATTTCGGCGCGGACTGGCGGTCCGATTTCACCGCCATGGTCGCGCAGAGGACTGCGGGTAAGTGGGTCGATGCCCCTGTGACGCTGACCGGCGCGCGGGTGCGGATAAGGGGTGTGCTGGAAGCGTGGAACGGCGGCTTGATCAAGGTCGAGCATCCCGCGCAGATCGAGCGCTTGGACGCGTCGTCGCGGCCACGCTTGCGCTCGGACTCGCGCTGA